In Candidatus Cybelea sp., one genomic interval encodes:
- a CDS encoding MerR family DNA-binding protein, with amino-acid sequence MTISQLAKSAGIKTETVRYYQRIGLLRTPGRPGHGFRSYDDGDALHLRFIRHGRTLGFTLDEIAALLRLSAADCKEAEKLATERLAAVRAKLADLQRLETALLHTVSECRRRQPHAGCPLIEVLLADG; translated from the coding sequence ATGACCATCTCACAACTCGCGAAGAGCGCCGGAATAAAGACAGAGACCGTCCGGTACTACCAGCGTATCGGGCTGCTGCGAACGCCAGGGCGTCCAGGTCACGGCTTTCGCTCATATGACGACGGCGACGCGCTCCATTTACGATTCATCCGGCACGGCCGAACGCTCGGTTTCACCTTAGACGAGATCGCAGCGCTGCTTCGCTTATCGGCAGCCGACTGCAAGGAGGCGGAAAAGCTTGCGACGGAACGGCTGGCGGCCGTCAGGGCCAAGCTCGCCGACCTTCAGCGTCTCGAAACGGCCCTGCTTCATACGGTTTCGGAGTGCCGGCGAAGGCAACCCCACGCCGGCTGCCCTCTTATCGAGGTGCTTCTCGCCGACGGCTGA
- a CDS encoding SDR family oxidoreductase has translation MEAQNAIAPSAALTLKDQRIVAFGGTSGIGLAVAESALEEGAFVVVASGRPERVEHARAELGLRWPSRTTAQIVDVSDEGAVREFFESVGPFDHLVYTAGEDLPLGPLATTDLQKARARFEVRYWGAAAAVKYATKFIRQSGSIVLTSGFSATRPLAGWTSQASIQSALEGLTRALAVELGPIRVNCVSPGLTRTPRWDAWPSSARQAFYSNEERRLPVARIGAAAELASAYVYFMKNTYATGNILSVDGGGALV, from the coding sequence ATGGAAGCGCAAAATGCGATAGCGCCGAGCGCCGCGCTGACGCTGAAGGACCAACGGATTGTCGCTTTCGGAGGGACGTCCGGAATCGGTCTCGCCGTAGCGGAGTCGGCGCTGGAGGAAGGCGCATTCGTCGTCGTAGCATCTGGCCGGCCGGAGCGGGTAGAGCATGCCCGCGCGGAGCTCGGATTGCGGTGGCCCTCACGTACCACCGCGCAGATCGTCGATGTGAGCGACGAGGGAGCGGTTAGAGAATTCTTCGAGAGCGTCGGGCCATTCGATCATCTCGTCTACACCGCCGGAGAGGACTTGCCGCTCGGGCCGCTGGCGACTACCGACTTGCAGAAGGCCCGCGCGCGCTTTGAGGTCCGCTACTGGGGCGCCGCCGCAGCCGTGAAGTACGCGACGAAATTCATTCGCCAGAGCGGGTCCATCGTTCTGACCTCCGGGTTCTCGGCAACGCGGCCGCTAGCCGGTTGGACTTCGCAGGCGAGCATTCAGAGCGCGCTCGAGGGATTGACGCGGGCATTAGCGGTTGAGCTGGGCCCAATTCGCGTCAACTGCGTCTCGCCCGGCTTGACGCGAACGCCCCGCTGGGATGCATGGCCCAGTTCGGCCCGCCAGGCCTTTTACAGCAACGAGGAGCGGCGCCTCCCCGTTGCGCGCATCGGCGCAGCGGCCGAACTCGCGTCGGCCTACGTATATTTCATGAAAAACACCTACGCGACGGGAAATATTCTTAGCGTCGACGGCGGTGGGGCACTCGTCTAG
- a CDS encoding MarR family winged helix-turn-helix transcriptional regulator: MAPAGLRTGQFSILSFISEYPADPSITQLADFLDMDLSTATRNLRPLIESGYVVQKTVTQDARRRELKLTAKGARLLEKAYPLWSEVQAGVIEEFGSKHGELHTLLERLR; this comes from the coding sequence TTGGCCCCCGCCGGGCTGCGGACCGGACAGTTTTCGATTCTTTCGTTCATCTCGGAGTATCCGGCGGATCCGAGCATCACACAGCTGGCGGATTTCCTCGATATGGATCTCTCAACGGCCACTCGCAACCTGCGCCCGCTCATCGAGTCGGGGTATGTCGTGCAGAAGACTGTAACCCAAGACGCTCGCCGGCGAGAACTGAAGCTGACGGCAAAGGGTGCACGGCTTCTGGAAAAGGCATACCCGCTTTGGTCCGAGGTTCAGGCCGGCGTGATCGAGGAGTTTGGCTCGAAGCACGGCGAGCTGCACACGCTGCTGGAGCGATTACGCTGA